A genome region from Macrotis lagotis isolate mMagLag1 chromosome 4, bilby.v1.9.chrom.fasta, whole genome shotgun sequence includes the following:
- the VPS33B gene encoding vacuolar protein sorting-associated protein 33B isoform X3, producing MSPLDRIANVSILKQHEVDKLYKVENKPVFSTSEQLCFLVRPRIKNMRYIANLVNTDKMAGRTRRYKVIFSPQKFYACEMVLEEEGIYGDVSCDEWAFSLLPLDVDLLSMELPEFFRDYFLEGNQRWINTVAQALHLLSNLYGPFANCYGIGRCAKMVYEMWKELEEEEEGEIKGRKPEIGHIFLLDRDVDFVTALCSQVVYEGLVDDTFRIKCGSVDFGPDITSSDKSLKVLLNAQDKVFNEIRNEHFSNVFGFLSQKARNLQAQYDRRRGMDIKQMKNFVSQELKGLKQEHRLLSLHIGACESIMKKKTKQDFQELIKTEHALLEGFNIRESTNYIEEHIDRQVSPIESLRLMCLLSITENGLVSKDYRSLKTQYLQSYGPEHLLTFSNLRRAGLLTEQVPGDTLTAVENKMSKLVTDKAAGKLTDAFNSLAKRSNFRGISKKLGLIPRGDSEYDLKVPRDMAYVFSGAYVPLSCRIIEQVLERRGWLGLEEVVRLLNGNEFAVTDMVPEENAPSDSLRLVLVIFLGGCTFSEISALRFLGRERGYRFIFLTTAVTNSARLMEAMSEVKT from the exons ATGAGCCCATTGGATCGAATCGCTAATGTTTCTATCCTCAAG CAACATGAAGTGGACAAACTATACAAAGTGGAGAACAAACCTGTTTTTAGTACCAGTGAACA GTTATGCTTCCTTGTTCGGCCTCGAATCAAGAATATGCGATACATTGCAA ACCTTGTCAATACTGATAAAATGGCTGGTCGAACTCGAAGGTACAAAGTGATCTttagcccacagaag ttctATGCATGTGAAATGGTACTTGAAGAAGAAGGAATTTATGGAG ATGTGAGCTGTGATGAGTGGGCCTTCTCCTTGCTGCCTCTTGATGTGGATCTCCTCAGCATGGAACTGCCTGAATTCTTCAGAGACTACTTCCTG GAGGGAAACCAGCGTTGGATCAATACTGTAGCCCAAGCCCTGCACCTTCTTAGTAATCTCTATGGACCTTTTGCAAACTGTTATGGAATTGGCCGATGTGCCAAG ATGGTGTATGAAATGTGGAAAGAGCtcgaagaggaagaagagggtgaGATAAAAGGCCGGAAACCAGAAATTGGGCACatttttcttctggatagag ATGTGGACTTTGTGACTGCACTCTGCTCCCAAGTGGTATATGAGGGGCTAGTGGATGACACCTTCCGTATCAAATGTG GGAGTGTTGATTTTGGTCCAGACATTACATCCTCTGACAAGAGCCTCAAGGTGCTGCTTAATGCCCAGGATAAG GTGTTTAATGAGATTCGTAATGAGCATTTCTCCAATGTCTTTGGTTTCCTGAGCCAGAAGGCCCGGAATCTGCAGGCACAGTATGAT CGCCGACGAGGCATGGACATCAAGCAGATGAAGAACTTTGTCTCTCAGGAACTCAAGGGTCTGAAGCAGGAGCACCGACTGCTGAGTTTAC ACATTGGAGCCTGTGAGTCtatcatgaaaaagaaaaccaaacaagACTTCCAGGAGCTGATCAAGACTGAACATG CACTACTAGAAGGGTTCAACATCCGTGAAAGCACAAACTATATTGAGGAGCATATAGATCGACAG GTATCACCTATTGAAAGCCTCCGTCTCATGTGTCTTCTGTCCATTACTGAAAATG GTTTGGTGTCCAAAGATTACCGCTCTCTGAAAACCCAGTACCTTCAG AGCTATGGACCTGAGCACTTGCTGACCTTCTCTAATCTTCGTCGGGCAGGGTTACTAACGGAGCAGGTTCCAGGAGATACTCTTACTGCAGTAGAGAATAAAATGAGCAAATTGGTGACTGATAAAGCTGCAG GAAAACTTACAGATGCTTTCAATTCTTTGGCCAAGAGAAGCAATTTTCGTGGCATCAGCAAAAAATTGGGCTTG ATTCCACGAGGTGACAGCGAGTATGACTTGAAGGTGCCCCGGGACATGGCCTACGTCTTCAGCGGTGCCTATGTACCCCTCAGCTGCCGCATCATTGAACAG GTATTAGAGCGAAGGGGCTGGCTGGGCCTTGAGGAAGTTGTTCGATTACTCAATGGCAATGAATTTGCAGTCACAG ACATGGTACCTGAAGAAAACGCCCCAAGTGATTCCTTGCGTCTTGTCCTTGTGATTTTTCTGGGTGGATGCACCTTCTCTGAGATCTCAGCCCTTCGATTCTTGGGCAGAGAGAGAG gatatagattCATTTTCTTGACAACAGCTGTGACAAACAGCGCTCGACTCATGGAGGCCATGAGTGAGGTGAAGACATGA
- the VPS33B gene encoding vacuolar protein sorting-associated protein 33B isoform X2, translating into MAFPHRPDAPELPDFSMLKRLARDQLIYLLEQLPGKKDLFIEADLMSPLDRIANVSILKQHEVDKLYKVENKPVFSTSEQLCFLVRPRIKNMRYIANLVNTDKMAGRTRRYKVIFSPQKFYACEMVLEEEGIYGDVSCDEWAFSLLPLDVDLLSMELPEFFRDYFLEGNQRWINTVAQALHLLSNLYGPFANCYGIGRCAKMVYEMWKELEEEEEGEIKGRKPEIGHIFLLDRDVDFVTALCSQVVYEGLVDDTFRIKCGSVDFGPDITSSDKSLKVLLNAQDKVFNEIRNEHFSNVFGFLSQKARNLQAQYDRRRGMDIKQMKNFVSQELKGLKQEHRLLSLHIGACESIMKKKTKQDFQELIKTEHALLEGFNIRESTNYIEEHIDRQVSPIESLRLMCLLSITENGLVSKDYRSLKTQYLQSYGPEHLLTFSNLRRAGLLTEQVPGDTLTAVENKMSKLVTDKAAGKLTDAFNSLAKRSNFRGISKKLGLIPRGDSEYDLKVPRDMAYVFSGAYVPLSCRIIEQVLERRGWLGLEEVVRLLNGNEFAVTDMVPEENAPSDSLRLVLVIFLGGCTFSEISALRFLGRERGYRFIFLTTAVTNSARLMEAMSEVKT; encoded by the exons ATGGCTTTTCCACATCGGCCCGATGCCCCCGAGCTGCCCGACTTCTCCATGCTTAAGAGACTGGCCCGGGACCAGCTCATCTACCTGCTGGAGCAG CTTCCTGGGAAGAAGGACTTATTTATTGAGGCAGATTTGATGAGCCCATTGGATCGAATCGCTAATGTTTCTATCCTCAAG CAACATGAAGTGGACAAACTATACAAAGTGGAGAACAAACCTGTTTTTAGTACCAGTGAACA GTTATGCTTCCTTGTTCGGCCTCGAATCAAGAATATGCGATACATTGCAA ACCTTGTCAATACTGATAAAATGGCTGGTCGAACTCGAAGGTACAAAGTGATCTttagcccacagaag ttctATGCATGTGAAATGGTACTTGAAGAAGAAGGAATTTATGGAG ATGTGAGCTGTGATGAGTGGGCCTTCTCCTTGCTGCCTCTTGATGTGGATCTCCTCAGCATGGAACTGCCTGAATTCTTCAGAGACTACTTCCTG GAGGGAAACCAGCGTTGGATCAATACTGTAGCCCAAGCCCTGCACCTTCTTAGTAATCTCTATGGACCTTTTGCAAACTGTTATGGAATTGGCCGATGTGCCAAG ATGGTGTATGAAATGTGGAAAGAGCtcgaagaggaagaagagggtgaGATAAAAGGCCGGAAACCAGAAATTGGGCACatttttcttctggatagag ATGTGGACTTTGTGACTGCACTCTGCTCCCAAGTGGTATATGAGGGGCTAGTGGATGACACCTTCCGTATCAAATGTG GGAGTGTTGATTTTGGTCCAGACATTACATCCTCTGACAAGAGCCTCAAGGTGCTGCTTAATGCCCAGGATAAG GTGTTTAATGAGATTCGTAATGAGCATTTCTCCAATGTCTTTGGTTTCCTGAGCCAGAAGGCCCGGAATCTGCAGGCACAGTATGAT CGCCGACGAGGCATGGACATCAAGCAGATGAAGAACTTTGTCTCTCAGGAACTCAAGGGTCTGAAGCAGGAGCACCGACTGCTGAGTTTAC ACATTGGAGCCTGTGAGTCtatcatgaaaaagaaaaccaaacaagACTTCCAGGAGCTGATCAAGACTGAACATG CACTACTAGAAGGGTTCAACATCCGTGAAAGCACAAACTATATTGAGGAGCATATAGATCGACAG GTATCACCTATTGAAAGCCTCCGTCTCATGTGTCTTCTGTCCATTACTGAAAATG GTTTGGTGTCCAAAGATTACCGCTCTCTGAAAACCCAGTACCTTCAG AGCTATGGACCTGAGCACTTGCTGACCTTCTCTAATCTTCGTCGGGCAGGGTTACTAACGGAGCAGGTTCCAGGAGATACTCTTACTGCAGTAGAGAATAAAATGAGCAAATTGGTGACTGATAAAGCTGCAG GAAAACTTACAGATGCTTTCAATTCTTTGGCCAAGAGAAGCAATTTTCGTGGCATCAGCAAAAAATTGGGCTTG ATTCCACGAGGTGACAGCGAGTATGACTTGAAGGTGCCCCGGGACATGGCCTACGTCTTCAGCGGTGCCTATGTACCCCTCAGCTGCCGCATCATTGAACAG GTATTAGAGCGAAGGGGCTGGCTGGGCCTTGAGGAAGTTGTTCGATTACTCAATGGCAATGAATTTGCAGTCACAG ACATGGTACCTGAAGAAAACGCCCCAAGTGATTCCTTGCGTCTTGTCCTTGTGATTTTTCTGGGTGGATGCACCTTCTCTGAGATCTCAGCCCTTCGATTCTTGGGCAGAGAGAGAG gatatagattCATTTTCTTGACAACAGCTGTGACAAACAGCGCTCGACTCATGGAGGCCATGAGTGAGGTGAAGACATGA
- the HDDC3 gene encoding guanosine-3',5'-bis(diphosphate) 3'-pyrophosphohydrolase MESH1 → MSSEAALLVEAADFAARKHRDQRRKDPEQTPYINHPIGVARILTHEAGVTDVAVLQAALLHDTVEDTDTTLEELEKHFGPEVRLIVDEVTDDKELPRLERKRLQVENAPHSSRGAKLVKLADKLYNLRDLNRRTPKGWSEQRVQEYFEWAAQVVKGLQGTSPQMEGALQKLFQERGLSLGEQGETKNVVKTSA, encoded by the exons ATGAGCTCGGAGGCGGCTCTGCTCGTGGAGGCGGCCGACTTCGCCGCCAGGAAACACCGCGACCAGCGGCGGAAGGACCCGGAGCAGACGCCCTACATCAACCACCCCATCG GTGTGGCCCGCATCCTAACGCACGAAGCGGGAGTCACCGACGTCGCGGTGCTGCAG GCCGCCTTGCTTCATGACACCGTGGAAGACACCGACACCACCCTGGAGGAGCTGGAGAAACACTTTGGGCCCGAAGTGAGGCTCATCGTGGATGAAGTGACGGACGACAAGGAGCTGCCCAGGCTGGAACGGAAACGGCTGCAGGTGGAGAACGCCCCGCACAGCAGCCGGGGTGCCAAGCTGGTGAAACTGGCAGATAAACTTTACAACCTTCGGGACCTGAACCGTCGCACCCCAAAAG GATGGTCTGAGCAGAGGGTTCAGGAGTACTTTGAGTGGGCTGCACAAGTGGTAAAGGGCCTTCAGGGCACAAGCCCCCAAATGGAAGGTGCCCTGCAGAAACTGTTCCAGGAACGAGGATTGTCTCTGGGAGAGCAGGGGGAAACGAAAAATGTTGTCAAGACTTCAGCCTGA